The following proteins are encoded in a genomic region of Primulina huaijiensis isolate GDHJ02 chromosome 3, ASM1229523v2, whole genome shotgun sequence:
- the LOC140973930 gene encoding uncharacterized protein → MLKGGKSPVLTLAEKCKNILASNWKGSLNSIKADAKGSKEEIYTSKVKYFVKKGKPFIWIPEKDLHNVNFLIDERSSFAVSSPFPGPLANLLKSIEKLPARVALMGDTVRLTEEKAKLVTESIRETLLADQNAVKDSSYSVSGILNSSCAGPVPRSTNLLELLEGNEQYSVYKFDMSSCTYIDCNRGVHEVNVEDIEESKADSLSHFSMSLIDGINQSEVRRRALVLLCINYLNINAKDALLLSLDRKGFDVLAKVPGCVKVDGSQEYQWKELRFTLKEEARDVEAFCNQLLQMEEDALHKISHLSGL, encoded by the exons ATGCTAAAAGGTGGAAAATCTCCAGTCTTAACACTTGCAGAGAAATGCAAG AATATATTGGCTTCCAATTGGAAAGGTAGTCTTAACTCCATCAAAGCTGATGCCAAAGGAAG CAAGGAGGAGATTTACACTTCGAAAGTGAAATACTTTGTGAAGAAGGGGAAGCCATTTATATGGATACCTGAGAAGGACTTGCATAATGTG AATTTTCTTATTGATGAACGCAGCTCTTTTGCCGTGTCCAGTCCATTTCCTGGTCCACTTGCAAATCTATTGAAGTCAATAGAGAAG CTACCAGCTCGGGTTGCTTTGATGGGTGATACTGTCCGACTTACTGAGGAAAag GCCAAGTTGGTTACTGAGAGCATTAGAGAAACCCTATTAGCAGACCAAAATGCTGTTAAAGACTCGAGCTATTCAGTTTCTGGAATACTGAATTCATCCTGTGCTGGTCCTGTGCCTCGAAGTACAAACCTCCTGGAATTACTTGAAGGCAATGAACAATATTCTGTGTACAAGTTCGATATGAG CTCGTGCACGTATATTGATTGTAACAGAGGAGTTCATGAAGTAAATGTTGAGGATATTGAGGAGTCTAAAGCCGATTCTTTAT CTCACTTTTCAATGAGCTTGATTGATGGAATTAATCAGAGTGAAGTGAGGCGTCGAGCTCTTGTGCTTCTCTGTATCAATTACCTGAACATCAATGCAAAG GATGCCCTACTTCTTTCCTTGGATAGAAAGGGATTTGATGTACTGGCGAAAGTTCCAGGTTGTGTGAAGGTTGACGGATCGCAGGAGTACCAGTGGAAGGAGTTACGATTCACATTGAAAGAAGAGGCACGCGATGTGGAAGCATTTTGTAATCAGCTGCTTCAAATGGAAGAGGACGCCCTCCACAAAATCTCACATCTCAGTGGCTTATGA
- the LOC140972284 gene encoding CASP-like protein PIMP1, whose translation MTPPPSTAVPPVVALAARMITFICLLVSAVVMVTNKIDAESIKFSDFYVYRYMLAAAVIGIAYTLLQAALTLLHVLTGNKIGGDGLRTVDFFGDKVVSYLLATGAAACFGFTVDLKRLNDASENVAGIIGNTDTDKFLNKANAAAAVLFVGFIFSALSSIISSLSLPKRF comes from the exons ATGACACCGCCACCATCGACAGCCGTTCCACCTGTGGTGGCGCTTGCGGCTCGGATGATCACTTTCATTTGCCTACTGGTTTCGGCTGTCGTCATGGTCACCAACAAGATCGACGCCGAGTCGATCAAGTTCAGTGACTTTTATGTTTACCG TTACATGCTTGCTGCGGCTGTGATTGGAATAGCCTATACACTCCTACAGGCTGCACTCACATTGCTTCATGTGCTCACAGGAAACAAGATTGGGGGCGATGGCTTACGCACTGTTGACTTTTTTGGTGACAAG GTAGTTTCCTACCTGTTGGCAACTGGTGCAGCCGCATGCTTTGGGTTCACCGTGGATTTGAAACGGCTTAACGATGCTTCAGAGAATGTCGCGGGAATTATTGGTAACACAGACACCGATAAATTCCTGAACAAGGCGAATGCGGCTGCTGCTGTTCTCTTCGTTGGATTCATATTTTCAGCACTATCATCAATTATTTCTTCATTGTCTCTACCAAAAAGATTCTGA
- the LOC140972285 gene encoding CASP-like protein PIMP1: MAPPPSKTVPPVATLAVRVITFVLVLVSVIIMATNKIEGAAKFSDFYAYRYMLAAGVIGMAYTLLQAAFTVFYVSTGNKIGGDGLSVVDFFGDKVVSYLLATGAAACFGLTVDLKRINDQGIVDSDTDRFLNKANAAAALLFIGFIFSAMSSIISCLSLPKRSG; encoded by the exons ATGGCACCGCCACCATCGAAAACCGTCCCACCGGTGGCGACACTCGCGGTTCGGGTGATCACCTTCGTTCTCGTACTCGTTTCGGTTATCATTATGGCCACCAACAAGATCGAAGGTGCGGCCAAATTCAGCGACTTCTATGCTTACCG TTACATGCTTGCTGCGGGTGTGATTGGAATGGCTTATACACTCCTACAGGCTGCATTCACAGTATTCTATGTGAGCACAGGAAATAAGATTGGGGGTGATGGCTTATCCGTTGTTGACTTTTTTGGTGACAAG GTAGTTTCCTACCTATTGGCAACTGGTGCAGCCGCATGTTTCGGACTCACTGTAGATTTGAAACGCATCAATGACCAGGGAATCGTTGACTCAGATACTGATCGTTTCTTGAACAAGGCGAATGCAGCTGCTGCCCTTCTCTTCATTGGATTCATCTTTTCAGCAATGTCATCCATAATTTCTTGTTTGTCTCTACCAAAAAGATCAGGCTAA